Proteins encoded together in one Heptranchias perlo isolate sHepPer1 unplaced genomic scaffold, sHepPer1.hap1 HAP1_SCAFFOLD_194, whole genome shotgun sequence window:
- the LOC137309950 gene encoding E3 ubiquitin-protein ligase TRIM39-like, whose protein sequence is MSLDPKTVNWNLVLSDDLRSVTWTERKQPYPPHPERFKDCPQVLCSQSFSSGSHSWDVETDGNRWGIGIVCGSAERNGSNSDLRLSSKSWCLGFSADFLRVWHNYRSSDLPPTPSNSRIRVQLDYEAGTLSFHRVTDSLRHLHTFQTTFTEPVFPAFYCRSKSLKLFN, encoded by the coding sequence atgagcctggatccaaagaccgtaaactggaacttggttctgtctgatgatctgagatcagtaacaTGGACTGAACGGAAACAGCcctacccacctcacccagagaggtttaaagactgtccccaagtcctctgctcccagagtttctcctcaggatcccattcctgggatgtggagacTGATGGGAATCGTTGGGGAATAgggattgtgtgtgggagtgCAGAGAGGAATGGGAGCAACTCCGATCTTAGGCTCAGCAGTAAATCCTGGTGTTTGGGATTTTCTGCTGATTTTCTCAGAGTTTGGCACAATTACCGGAGCTCTGACCTCCCACCGACCCCGTCTAACAGCAGGATCCGAGTTCAGTTAGACTACGAGGCCGGGACTCTGTCATTTCACcgggtcactgactcactgagacatttacacacatttcaaaccacattcactgaacccgtgtttccagcattttattgtaGGAGTAAATCCTTAAAACTGTTTAATTAA